The stretch of DNA TGCAGGACGATCTCGTTGACCGCCGCTGGGCTCTCCCAGTCCTCACCAGTGGCGACGAGTCGGGGCGCCTCACGGACGGAGAGCTCGCCGCTTTCGAGCGCCTCGACCTCCCGCATCACTTCCTGGACTGCCTCCTCCGGGCCGACCGCGTTCAGGAAGCCGACTTCGCCGAGGTTCACGCCGAGGACCGGCGTCCCGCCGACGCCGCAGGCGGCGAACAGGAACGTCCCGTCGCCGCCGATCGTGACGACGAGGTCACACGCGTCCATCGCGTCGACGGGGTGGCCGGACTCGTCGTGTGCCCCCGCCGTGGCCTCGTCGAGCCACACCTCGACGTCGGCCTCCCGGAGCCGATCCCGGATATCCGCGGCCAGGAACGACGCCCGCCTGTTGCCCCGATTCGCGACGATACCGACCAACATGGCTCGCGCTTCCCACCCCGCCGGCAAAAACGCGCGGATACACGCTACACGGACAACCTTCATTTGCGGGCGCAACGGAGGGTCGATAATGAGTGACCGCCCCGCGGAGGTGAGCGCGCCCCCATGAGCGACGAGGAGGAGGAAGACTGGTTCGAGCGCGCGATGCGCGAGGCCGACGAGGAGGAGCGTGCGGGCGCGGACGAGGAGTCACCCGCGGCAGAGGAGTCCGCCGACGACGGGGAGGATTCGTTCGGCGGCGAGGCTGAGAACTCCTTCGACAGCGAGGCTGAGGACGGGGAGGATTCGTTCGGCGGCGAGGCTGAGGACGGGGAGGACTCCTTCGGCGAACCGGTCGCCGATGAGTCGCCGGAGCGTCCAGAGTCGGATCAGTTCGGCGGGTCCGGCGCGGACTCGTTCGACGAGGGCGGGGAGGAGACCGATCCCTTCGGCGGTGTCGCCGGCGACGAGGCCGAGTCCGAGGAGGACCCGTTCGGCGACGCCCCCGAGTTCGGCGAGGGCGGGGGCGGCCGCGATGCGATCGGCGACGAGGGTGGCGCGGACGAGTTCGGCGGTGGCGGCGGGTTCGGCGCCGGTGGTGGTGGCTTCGGTGGTGGCGCCGAGGGGTTCGGTGGCGAGGGGGAGTCGTTCGACGAGGCGGAGCTGGACTCGGACATCGACCGGATCGACGTGGGGATCGAGGGGCTGGACGAGATGATCCTCGGCGGCGTCCCCACGCGATCGCTGATGGTCGCGATCGGTTCCGCGGGGACCGGGAAGACCACGTTCGGCCTCCAGTTTCTCACGGAGACGCTCGAGGACGACGGGCGGGCGATCTACATCACGCTGGAGGAGTCCCGCGAGGCGATCCTCTCGACCGCCGAGGAGAAGGGCTGGCCGTTCC from Halolamina sediminis encodes:
- a CDS encoding NAD(+)/NADH kinase; the encoded protein is MLVGIVANRGNRRASFLAADIRDRLREADVEVWLDEATAGAHDESGHPVDAMDACDLVVTIGGDGTFLFAACGVGGTPVLGVNLGEVGFLNAVGPEEAVQEVMREVEALESGELSVREAPRLVATGEDWESPAAVNEIVLQGPQRGRAGGIGLETRVDGSLFSSGRADGVLAATPTGSTAYNLSEGGSLIHPDVDAIVLNEMCAEAGMPPLAVGLDSEITVRLTGAPEAHVVVDGRVTRSLEPPATVTIRTADTPVRIAGPDVEFFEALNKLE
- a CDS encoding KaiC domain-containing protein, which codes for MSDEEEEDWFERAMREADEEERAGADEESPAAEESADDGEDSFGGEAENSFDSEAEDGEDSFGGEAEDGEDSFGEPVADESPERPESDQFGGSGADSFDEGGEETDPFGGVAGDEAESEEDPFGDAPEFGEGGGGRDAIGDEGGADEFGGGGGFGAGGGGFGGGAEGFGGEGESFDEAELDSDIDRIDVGIEGLDEMILGGVPTRSLMVAIGSAGTGKTTFGLQFLTETLEDDGRAIYITLEESREAILSTAEEKGWPFRKWRDEGRLAIVAMDPIEMANSLSSIRNDISRLVEEFNADRLVLDSVSLLEMMYDHPADRRSEVFDFARSLKRAGVTTMLTSEADSDDAYTSRYGIIEYLVDAVFILQYVRPSDFRETRLAVEIQKIRDANHSRETKPYEITNEGISVYRQANIF